One Nicotiana tomentosiformis chromosome 4, ASM39032v3, whole genome shotgun sequence genomic window carries:
- the LOC104109934 gene encoding uncharacterized protein: MSRSTKWKLEKNKVKVVFRLQFNATHIPQSGWDKLFISFISADSGKTIAKTTKAAVRNGTCKWGDPIYETTRLLQDVKSKQFDEKLYKLVVAMGSSRSSILGEATINLADYAEASKPSAVALPLQGCNAGTILHVTVQLLTSKTGFREFEQQRELRERGLQSGYDNKHDDSGTGKVLFSGETGHDHIDKVSSRVRFRPEAKELSSVEEEVELNEECTDLTAGFDGSSNTSESLYAEKHDSSSAHETDSQGQLSVKGNKSDNQATAQSSSSVHGWVSDCSMDNELAIAYEENNRLRASLELAESSVFELKLEVSTLQSQANDLGSETEKFSQLLTAEISSSVELAKEVSVLKSECLNFKDCIERLRALKSSCQNRGGESGVADSGLVQDIQLRWMKGISVVEDRIKELQNKVCLGFYERDYRFLHSELEALLQILQEVKQGARDEMLLLNKVTSVDIKETTARDLPNIEQPLSGLGLELDLCTPENLLHHIGIPPLVTQGSDSTVAIDAMKAKIFDLVRELDDAKVERENLLRKMDQMECYYEALVQELEENQKQMLAELQGLRNEHSTCLYTISSSKAEMELMRQDMSQRILLLADERRDLDTLNKELERRASTSEAALKRARLNYSIAVDKLQKDLELLSSQVVSMFETNENLIKQAIPEPSQQQFLGYSNIVQNLEEYDNTEQLPIQDQHVIARKLTLSGDVLTDDLKRSLCLQEELYKKVEEELGEMHSVNLHLDVFSRVLLETVIEANANAGMMKKDMGELAQQLEALNLCKEQLVVRLQATLEDVHSLHEEKASCFLKCSDLSLQNQSLEAELMDLSKVNCLLTEKVIEREAIMVQHIATQNRYEACVEENKALSASLKQESLKSSRLQDEISLLKDDLLTVRAKSEDLASSNENLHEDISFVQGKLAGMLVSYEKELSLPCNSSCRELEFRDIRGLTMQLEEVQHSACSKILHLMQEKQNIESEKLVVEVSLSASRSEIIAMRQKFKNDIQRIVANFDVSTALVEKLQVELESVTNKLHLTSEVEENYVQQNRELLVDLAAFEVELQNVVSKNGHIAQEILGLDSVADELQQNEVTICELKQEKEDLMTSLHDKAEEFAKLTSEVSHLKDNLRSLQNELQLERGFKDKLEGSVQNLSLLLNEKDGRLLDLEKQIAELVKFRQLASELEVEKSRLSHLLQQHDEHAAKLQEELSCVSGLECSVRDLASQLNEKDDRLLDLEKQNAELVHFRQLASDLEVEKSRLDQLLQQRDEHVAKLQEELSFVSGLEGSVQEPTSQLNEKNDRLLDLERENAELVNLRQLAADLELDKCRLDQLVQQRDELVAKLQEELSCVSGLESSVQDLTSQLNGKNDRLVDLEKQIAELVNLRQLAADLEVEKCRLDQLVQQRDEHVAKLHEDLSCFSGLEGSVRDLTSQLNEKNDRLLDLEKQNAELVHFRQLAADLEVEKCRLDQLVQQHNEHVSQLQEDLSCVSGLEGSVRDLTSQLNEKNDRLLDLGKQNAELVHFRQLASELRVEKSKLDHLLQQRNWQMEKLQEELSNVSDLKRHMLEIQEYAIVSDVKFTVAMSHCETLDLELVQQLKSSDGSIAELQKKCHDLQTKLNQCLASEACSIQENKELLRILCAVRSDFEASIAQSNVLSDAKNVSTVKLEEYKKQMAMLEDSLLETNNYHAREVEKLKYMLANAEEEINHLLLSKEELEIKVIVLQGKLDELHPYTILQENNRDEMVTLQLQCNELTHKCKELSHKLSEQALKTEEFKNLSIHLKELKDKADAECLRAREKRESEGPPVAVQESLRIVFIKEQYESKFQELRQQVSISKKHGEDMLLKLQDALDEIESRKRSEALHLKKNEDLALKILALESELQSVLSDKREIIKDHDRIKAELECALLSLECCKEEKDKLEISLQERVRENFRIAAELTLTREQLENVTSSIVSKRENGQMDKVEVDPDESNVNPHPDAIPEQDSSDAQNVKKTTSFMDGRSEESTSPVKLLLTPVAASTPFEGYSPPSNGRHIDFSDELFGSRNLRSSMEHLHEELERMKRENSLIPEDQHSDPGFEVFQSELVQLHKANEELRSMFPTFKDIASTGNALERVLALEIELAEALKAKNKSSMFQSSFLKQHSDDEAIFKSFRDINELIKEMLEIKEKHVAMENELREMHDRYSQLSLQFAEVEGERQKLKMTLKNVRASKTKLVQLNRSSSSIVDSPS, from the exons ATGTCGAGGAGCACTAAGTGGAAGCTTGAAAAGAATAAAGTGAAAGTGGTCTTTCGGCTTCAATTTAATGCTACTCAC ATACCACAATCTGGATGGGACAAGTTATTCATATCTTTTATCTCTGCTGACTCCGGAAAAACAATTGCAAAGACGACCAAAGCCGCTGTAAGAAATGGAACATGCAAATGGGGTGATCCAATTTATGAAACGACAAGGCTTCTTCAAGATGTCAAAAGCAAACAATTTGATGAGAAGCTGTACAAACTTGTGGTTGCCATG GGTTCTTCACGGTCTAGTATCCTGGGCGAGGCAACAATTAATCTTGCTGATTATGCTGAAGCATCAAAGCCTTCTGCTGTTGCTTTGCCTCTTCAAGGATGCAATGCGGGAACAATATTACAT gtcacagttcagttgCTAACCTCTAAAACAGGATTCAG AGAATTTGAGCAGCAAAGGGAACTTAGGGAGAGAGGTTTGCAGTCAGGATATGATAACAAGCATGATGACTCTGGTACTGGGAAAGTCCTATTTTCCGGAGAGACTGGCCATGATCACATTGATAAG GTTAGTTCAAGGGTCAGATTCAGACCAGAGGCTAAAGAACTCTCTTCTGTTGAGGAGGAAGTGGAACTAAACGAGGAATGTACTGACTTGACAGCTGGATTTGATGGCTCTTCCAATACCTCCGAGAGTCTATATGCCGAAAAGCATGATTCATCAAGTGCACATGAAACTGATAGTCAAGGCCAGCTGTCGGTGAAAGGTAATAAATCTGATAATCAAGCAACGGCCCAGAGTAGTAGTTCGGTTCATGGATGGGTGTCAGACTGCTCAATGGATAATGAACTGGCAATTGCTTATGAGGAGAATAATAGACTTAGAGCAAGCCTGGAATTGGCAGAATCATCAGTTTTTGAGCTTAAACTTGAGGTAAGCACTCTTCAAAGTCAAGCTAATGATTTGGGTTCTGAAACAGAAAAGTTTTCTCAGCTACTTACTGCTGAAATATCCTCTAGTGTGGAGTTGGCAAAAGAGGTTTCTGTCCTTAAATCAGAAtgtttaaatttcaaagattgtATTGAAAGACTAAGAGCTTTGAAATCAAGCTGTCAAAATCGTGGTGGTGAAAGTGGTGTTGCTGATTCTGGCTTAGTTCAAGATATACAGCTAAGATGGATGAAAGGAATTTCAGTGGTTGAAGATAGAATCAAAGAACTTCAAAATAAAGTTTGTCTTGGATTCTATGAAAGAGACTACAGGTTTCTTCATTCGGAATTGGAGGCGTTGCTTCAAATTCTACAGGAGGTTAAACAAGGAGCAAGAGATGAGATGTTATTGCTAAATAAAGTAACATCAGTGGATATAAAGGAGACTACAGCTAGAGATTTACCCAATATTGAACAGCCTTTGTCAGGGCTTGGGTTGGAATTGGATCTTTGTACACCAGAAAATTTGCTTCATCATATTGGCATACCCCCACTGGTTACTCAAGGAAGTGATTCCACAGTTGCTATTGATGCAATGAAAGCCAAAATTTTTGATCTGGTAAGAGAATTGGATGACGCAAAGGTTGAAAGGGAAAATCTGCTGAGAAAAATGGATCAGATGGAGTGTTACTACGAAGCTCTTGTTCAAGAACTCGAGGAAAATCAGAAGCAAATGCTGGCAGAGTTGCAGGGTCTAAGGAATGAGCATTCGACATGCCTTTATACCATCTCGAGTAGCAAAGCTGAAATGGAATTAATGCGACAAGATATGAGTCAACGTATTTTACTGCTTGCTGATGAGAGACGTGATTTGGATACACTTAATAAGGAGCTCGAGAGAAGAGCTTCTACTTCAGAAGCAGCTCTGAAAAGAGCCCGCTTGAATTATTCTATTGCAGTAGATAAGCTGCAAAAGGATTTGGAGCTTCTTTCCTCACAGGTGGTGTCCATGTTTGAGACTAATGAGAACCTCATCAAGCAAGCAATTCCAGAACCTTCGCAACAACAATTCCTTGGATATTCAAATATTGTTCAGAATTTAGAAGAATATGATAATACGGAGCAGTTGCCAATTCAGGATCAACATGTAATTGCAAGGAAACTAACACTCAGTGGAGATGTCCTTACCGATGACTTGAAAAGATCACTCTGCTTACAGGAGGAGCTTTACAAGAAGGTTGAAGAAGAACTTGGTGAAATGCATTCAGTTAACTTGCACTTGGATGTATTCTCAAGGGTTTTACTTGAAACTGTGATTGAAGCAAATGCTAATGCTGGAATGATGAAGAAAGATATGGGTGAACTTGCTCAGCAGTTGGAGGCTTTGAATCTCTGCAAGGAGCAGTTGGTGGTAAGATTACAGGCTACTTTGGAAGATGTCCACAGTTTGCATGAGGAGAAAGCAAGTTGCTTCCTCAAATGTAGCGATCTTTCTCTGCAGAATCAATCTTTGGAAGCTGAACTCATGGATCTTTCAAAGGTAAACTGTCTCCTCACTGAGAAGGTCATCGAACGGGAAGCAATCATGGTGCAACACATAGCAACTCAGAATAGATATGAAGCTTGCGTGGAAGAAAATAAAGCACTCTCCGCTTCATTAAAACAGGAATCGTTGAAAAGCAGTAGGCTTCAAGATGAGATTTCACTTCTGAAGGATGATTTGCTAACCGTCAGAGCCAAATCAGAGGACTTGGCTTCCTCAAATGAAAATCTTCACGAAGATATTAGCTTTGTGCAGGGTAAGTTGGCTGGTATGTTGGTATCTTATGAGAAGGAACTATCTCTTCCATGCAATTCCTCTTGCCGTGAGTTGGAGTTCAGGGATATAAGAGGTCTCACCATGCAACTGGAAGAGGTTCAGCATAGTGCGTGTAGCAAGATTCTTCATCTTATGCAGGAGAAGCAAAATATAGAAAGTGAAAAATTAGTTGTTGAGGTATCCTTGTCTGCTAGTAGATCAGAAATAATTGCCATGAGGCAAAAGTTTAAAAATGATATACAGAGGATTGTAGCTAATTTTGATGTGTCAACTGCCCTTGTGGAGAAACTTCAGGTTGAACTTGAATCTGTGACGAATAAACTTCACCTTACCTCTGAAGTTGAAGAAAATTATGTGCAACAGAACAGAGAGCTTCTGGTTGATCTTGCTGCCTTTGAGGTCGAGTTACAAAATGTGGTATCGAAGAACGGGCATATTGCTCAAGAGATCTTGGGCTTAGACTCTGTAGCTGACGAGCTTCAGCAAAATGAGGTAACCATTTGTGAACTAAAACAAGAGAAGGAGGATCTCATGACTTCTCTACACGACAAGGCTGAGGAATTTGCCAAGCTTACTTCAGAAGTTAGTCATCTGAAAGACAATTTGAGAAGTCTGCAAAATGAATTGCAACTCGAGAGAGGTTTTAAGGATAAACTAGAGGGTTCAGTACAAAATCTTAGTTTGCTGTTGAACGAGAAGGATGGCAGGTTACTGGATTTGGAAAAGCAAATTGCTGAACTGGTGAAGTTCAGGCAACTGGCATCAGAGTTAGAGGTTGAGAAATCTAGACTTAGCCATCTTTTGCAGCAGCATGATGAGCATGCAGCAAAGCTTCAGGAAGAGTTGTCCTGTGTGTCTGGTCTAGAGTGCTCTGTGAGAGATCTTGCCTCTCAATTGAATGAGAAGGATGACAGGTTACTGGATTTGGAAAAGCAAAATGCTGAGCTGGTGCATTTCCGGCAGCTGGCATCAGATTTAGAAGTGGAAAAATCTAGACTTGATCAGCTTTTGCAGCAGCGTGATGAGCATGTGGCAAAGCTTCAGGAAGAGTTGTCCTTTGTTTCTGGTTTAGAGGGGTCTGTTCAAGAACCTACTTCTCAACTGAATGAGAAGAATGACAGGTTACTGGATTTGGAAAGGGAAAATGCTGAACTGGTGAATCTCAGGCAGCTGGCAGCAGATTTAGAATTGGACAAGTGTAGACTTGACCAACTTGTGCAGCAGCGTGATGAGCTGGTGGCAAAGCTTCAGGAAGAGTTGTCCTGTGTTTCTGGTTTAGAGAGCTCAGTTCAAGATCTTACTTCTCAACTGAATGGGAAGAATGACAGGTTGGTGGATTTGGAAAAGCAAATTGCTGAACTGGTGAATCTCAGGCAGCTGGCAGCAGATTTAGAAGTGGAGAAATGTAGACTTGACCAACTTGTGCAGCAGCGTGATGAGCATGTGGCAAAGCTTCATGAAGATTTGTCCTGTTTTTCCGGTTTAGAGGGCTCAGTGCGAGATCTTACTTCTCAATTGAACGAGAAGAATGATAGGTTACTGGATTTGGAAAAGCAAAATGCTGAGCTGGTGCATTTCAGGCAGCTTGCAGCAGACTTAGAAGTGGAGAAATGTAGACTAGACCAACTTGTGCAGCAGCATAATGAGCATGTGTCACAGCTTCAGGAAGATTTGTCGTGTGTTTCTGGTTTAGAGGGCTCAGTGCGAGATCTTACCTCTCAACTGAACGAGAAAAATGACAGGTTGTTGGATTTGGGAAAGCAAAATGCTGAGCTGGTGCATTTCAGGCAGCTTGCATCAGAGTTAAGAGTGGAGAAATCTAAACTTGACCATCTTTTGCAGCAGCGTAATTGGCAAATGGAAAAGCTTCAGGAAGAGCTTTCCAATGTTTCTGATCTTAAAAGGCATATGCTAGAAATACAAGAGTATGCCATAGTTTCTGATGTTAAGTTCACAGTTGCCATGAGCCACTGTGAAACACTGGATCTGGAGCTTGTGCAGCAGCTTAAATCGTCAGATGGGTCCATTGCCGAGCTTCAGAAGAAATGCCATGATTTACAGACCAAGTTGAATCAATGCCTTGCAAGTGAGGCTTGTTCAATTCAAGAGAACAAGGAGTTGCTAAGAATTCTTTGTGCTGTTAGATCTGATTTTGAAGCTTCTATTGCTCAAAGTAATGTTCTTTCAGATGCCAAGAACGTTAGCACAGTGAAACTTGAGGAATACAAGAAGCAGATGGCAATGTTGGAGGATTCTCTCCTCGAGACTAATAATTATCATGCTCGAGAAGTGGAGAAGTTGAAGTACATGCTGGCAAATGCCGAAGAAGAAATTAATCACTTGTTACTCTCCAAGGAGGAACTGGAGATCAAGGTGATTGTGCTCCAAGGCAAATTAGATGAACTGCACCCCTACACGATTTTACAGGAGAACAACAGAGATGAAATGGTCACCTTACAGTTACAGTGTAATGAGCTTACCCACAAGTGTAAAGAGCTAAGTCACAAGCTCTCTGAGCAGGCCCTGAAGACGGAAGAATTCAAAAATTTATCCATCCATTTGAAGGAGCTTAAGGATAAGGCTGATGCAGAATGTCTCCGGGCTCGCGAGAAAAGAGAATCTGAAGGACCACCAGTTGCTGTGCAAGAATCCTTGCGAATTGTTTTTATTAAAGAGCAATATGAGTCAAAATTCCAAGAGTTGAGGCAACAAGTTTCCATCTCCAAAAAGCATGGAGAAGATATGCTTTTGAAGTTACAGGATGCATTAGATGAAATTGAAAGCAGGAAGCGATCTGAAGCTTTGCACTTGAAGAAGAACGAAGACCTAGCTCTCAAAATCTTGGCGTTGGAATCCGAATTACAGTCTGTGCTTTCTGACAAGCGTGAAATAATCAAAGATCATGACAGAATAAAGGCAGAATTGGAGTGTGCTTTGCTAAGTCTAGAGTGTTGCAAGGAAGAAAAAGACAAACTTGAAATATCTTTGCAAGAACGTGTGAGAGAGAACTTCAGAATTGCAGCTGAACTTACTTTGACTAGGGAGCAGCTGGAGAATGTCACATCTTCTATTGTATCTAAGAGAGAAAATGGCCAGATGGACAAAGTTGAGGTTGACCCTGACGAGTCAAATGTAAATCCTCATCCGGATGCCATACCTGAACAAGATTCATCTGATGCCCAGAATGTCAAGAAAACAACCTCATTTATGGATGGTAGAAGTGAAGAATCAACTTCACCAGTGAAACTTCTACTCACTCCG GTTGCTGCTTCAACACCTTTTGAAGGTTACTCACCCCCAAGCAATGGAAGGCATATAGATTTCAGCGATGAACTGTTTGGAAGCAGGAATTTGAGGTCTAGCATGGAACATTTACACGAAGAG TTGGAAAGGATGAAACGTGAAAACTCTCTCATTCCTGAGGACCAACATTCTGATCCAGGTTTTGAAGTTTTTCAGAGCGAACTCGTGCAATTACACAAG GCAAATGAAGAGCTCCGAAGCATGTTCCCAACATTCAAGGATATAGCTAGCACTGGTAATGCACTAGAGAGGGTACTTGCACTGGAAATTGAGCTTGCTGAAGCATTGAAGGCAAAAAATAAGTCTAGTATGTTCCAGAG TTCGTTTCTGAAACAACATAGTGATGACGAAGCAATCTTCAAAAGCTTCAGAGATATTAATGAGTTGATCAAGGAAATGTTGGAAATCAAAGAAAAGCATGTAGCTATGGAGAATGAACTTAGGGAGATGCACGATCGGTACTCCCAGCTAAGCCTCCAGTTTGCAGAGGTTGAAGGCGAGAGACAAAAACTGAAGATGACACTCAAGAATGTCAGAGCATCTAAGACGAAGCTCGTGCAGCTAAATCGTTCCTCATCGTCCATAGTAGACAGTCCATCATAA